The following coding sequences are from one Triticum dicoccoides isolate Atlit2015 ecotype Zavitan chromosome 4A, WEW_v2.0, whole genome shotgun sequence window:
- the LOC119289586 gene encoding calcium uniporter protein 5, mitochondrial-like has translation MLRAAASRLLIPRRLLSPAAATATPTVWNLRHFSLSTLQPRPAEADIFTPSEAQRMVRLVGLEVLKRRLRNREDEVVTYQEFLDACVEAGAAPTHSQAEALAGAMDHSGTIVLFRGKVYLHPEKIVDLVRSAVPPVLEIENDARREEFELLKKKKGEIDRQACKQVRRILWSGFWFVQATVGLCFRFTFWEFTWDVVAPITFFVAGVHLLSGYAYFLITSRNLSYRTYMERLFKLRRRRLCTKYGFDMEKYLEMERHMRCPLGGDYSQGSKLHS, from the exons ATGTTGCGAGCAGCCGCCTCCCGCCTGCTCATTCCCCGACGGCTGTtgtctccggcagccgccacggcaaCGCCTACTGTGTGGAACCTCCGCCATTTCTCACTCTCGACGCTGCAGCCGCGCCCGGCGGAGGCGGACATCTTCACGCCGTCGGAAGCTCAGCGAATGGTGCGGCTTGTTGGACTCGAGGTGCTCAAGAGGCGTCTGCGGAACAGGGAGGATGAGGTGGTAACATATCAGGAGTTCCTGGACGCGTGCGTTGAGGCCGGAGCGGCGCCGACTCACAGCCAGGCGGAGGCGCTCGCGGGAGCGATGGACCACTCGGGCACCATTGTGCTCTTCCGGGGAAAGGTCTACCTCCATCCTGAGAAG ATAGTAGACCTGGTTAGAAGCGCCGTGCCGCCTGTGCTCGAGATAGAGAATGATGCGAGAAGGGAAGAGTTTGAGCTACTGAAGAAAAAGAAAGGAGAGATCGACCGGCAGGCGTGCAAGCAAGTGAGGCGAATCCTCTGGTCTGGCTTCTGGTTCGTGCAAGCCACGGTCGGCCTCTGCTTCCGCTTCACATTCTGGGAGTTCACGTGGGACGTTGTAGCGCCGATCACCTTCTTCGTGGCTGGCGTCCACCTGCTTTCCGGCTACGCCTATTTCCTCATCACCTCGCGCAACCTGTCGTATCGAACCTACATGGAGAGGCTGTTTAAATTAAGGAGGAGAAGGCTTTGCACGAAGTATGGTTTTGACATGGAGAAGTACCTGGAGATGGAGAGGCACATGAGGTGTCCTCTGGGAGGTGATTATTCTCAAGGTAGTAAGCTTCATTCATAA